DNA from Heterodontus francisci isolate sHetFra1 chromosome 32, sHetFra1.hap1, whole genome shotgun sequence:
AACCTCCTATTGAGATTCAACGCAATGTTTACTGGATCTTCATTGTCAAATAATGGCAGCCAAATAATGCAGTGATAGATTTGTTAAATTATCCACTGAATTTGGTGACAAACGCAACATCTCTTTAAATAGAGATACAGACTCCGACTTAAATTCAATCTTGGGTGGGGGACTGTGGATTGTAGATACTATAATTTGTAAAATTATCTCCCAATACAAGTGTTGTCCAACCTTTGCGTGTGAGggtgcacattacaatttttgccttaTATAGAGAGCCAGTGAgagaatttcggaaagataaaggcatgaaaaTTTGGCTGCATTTGCTGGCAACACAACCACTGGATGATGCTGCACTGGCATATGCGCAAATGTAGCCTGTTCCATTAAAACGTCATAGTCTGTGACATtcgggcagctgccaggactaaagatggcgctgctcaaataatcacaggcaACGTGAACTCGTGGCAGCGCACAATGGCCGGATAGGGCGGgcaggggaagtggggagagagcggccaGAGAGCGTGgccgggggggaagcagggagcaagtggctggagagagcgagtggggtgggaggagacggggttggggggggtgggggggggggagtggggatcgAGCAGCCTGTGGGCAGGGGGGtgcactctccctgctctctctcttcccccccccccccccccccccagctctctccctgcttcccccccccccaccaccccacccaaccctGCTCTCTCCACGCTCACCCCCCACTGCCACAGCCCACTCTCTCCCCGTTACCGGATGACGTCATCTGCAcatgcaccaaccagtcctggAAATGTGGAACACCGTACATGCGCAGAGAGCTGGGGCCCATTTGCGCAGCATGGAGCAGTCTGATGACAGCCGCGGCCAGCTGTGTTTTCCGGAATCACTGTTAAAatatatcttactattaatcaaaataacaaatgcacatttttgttgaGCTTTAAATGAGaacactaatttattgacttactttcttgatcgctctcgctctcactccctctTCTTCTCTcttcgcccgccctccccctcgcccttcGCCCTCCCCGCAGATGGTTTTCCGGCAGACTTTTAATAGAACCCCGAATCTGTCTAAAGTTGGGGTGCGGTTGTTCCcactatcagctgtgaaactgacttgcaaagtTTTTAAAAAGGCTGGACTGCAAGTAGACACCAgtaggaaatttctcatctccggtCACAGACCCGTCCCGAGGATGAAGAACAGCCCGGCTACAGTTTACATCCGTGAGACCTttggcgggccgtatgttggacaaccctgtcctATACCAATCTCAGGAGTTACCGGGAAAGCCTTGGCCTGTGATTTTACAACCCTCCCCGCTCCCACCCCCCAGCagaagtgggctggtggtggggggtgttgtaaaattgagtgggaggcaggggggatGTTCTCAATgtcttcctgcccccactgcaattttaagaGGGGTGGTGGCGGCGAGTAATTGCCAGTCCACCCCAGGTcaattaaggtccttaagtggccaattaactgccacttaagggcctcctcctgctgccgctggtaaaatattaGTGGCGGGCAGGCTTCTCAGGCCCTCCAGGAGGCCACGCAGTAAAacttggcagcctccttgtgggctgtgggggtgcccttctgattgggcaccctgtgccccatggagggctgcccccaccccacccatagCCTAACCGCCCCCACTGCaaaacacctccctcccctccccctccccccacctccccaaggCCCAATCAGTTGTCCCCAGAAAAGCCTCAGAGACTTAATTGCTTTTTTTCTGGGCTGGCGTTCACAATCCTGCTgtggctggatgcagtcccagcagtggccactgtgccTGGTgatactgctgggactgagagctgccatcccagtgattggctggcagctctatttggcaggacttcctacctcagggTCGGAAGTTCTGCCTAtgtccaattaagggtctggggagtgTAAAATATGGCGTGGCTCGTCTGGCCCATTGGAAGCAGGTTCACCCCTGATTTTTTGGCCTGTGGGTAGGGcctcccaatgtaaaattctggcattGCACTCAGTCATTTAAAGGGTGTTCTTCAGCTGCTGATTAGCTCAATAACTGTAAAACAACCATTTGCAATGTGTAGATTTAGTTCATTGACCTGGTTAatctattagaattagaacattacagcgcagtacaggcccttgggccctcgatgttgcgcctatACATAGTATCAGCTGTGTTGTTTGTAGGACATTGTCATCTGCAatttggcagctgtgtttcctaaATTGCATCACCGACTctccttaattggctgtaaagtgcttggaaTGTCTTGAGGTTGTTAATGGTGCTAGGCTTTTTAATGGCATGGGAAGGAGGATAGTGACTACTGACCAaaatgaggtgcctggatagagtagacaggaagttcCTGCTTCCCCGaatggaggtcaattaccagggggcacacatttaaggtgattggtagaaggattggagggaacataaggaaaaactttttcacccagagggtggtaggtgtctggaatttgctgccaggattggtggtggaggcaggaaccctcaactcattaaaaggtatctggacatgcacctcaagtgctgtaacctgcaaggctacggaccaggtactggaaggtggtgtTAGATTGGGCGGCTTCAGGAggctgtgatggatcatccactcggcacttctggctgaagattgttgcaaatgcttcagccttatctttcgcactgatgtgctgggctcccccataattcaggatggggatatctgtggagccgtctcctccagtgagttgttcaattgtccatcactattcacaactggatgtggcaggattgcagagcttagatctgatccgttggatatgggatcgctgagttctgtctgtcgcatgccacttacactgtttggcatgcaggtaatcctggattgtagcttcaccaggttgacatctcattttgaggtatgcctggtgctgctcctggcatgctgcactcttcattgaacccaggttggtcccccggcttgatggtaatggtagagtgggggatatgctgggccatgaggttacagattgtggttgagtacaattctgctgctgatggcccacagcgcctcatggatgcccagttttgcattgttggatctgttcgaaatctatcccatttagcaaggtggtagtatcacacaacacgatggagggtatcctcaatgtgaagaagggactttgtctccacaaggactgtgcggtgatcactcctaccaatactgtcatgggcagttgTATTTGCggcaggtggattggtgaggatgaggtcaagtatatttttccctcttggttccctcaccacctgctgcataccctgtctggcagctatgtccttataggactcagtcagtagtggtgctgctgagccactcttggtgatggacattgaagtctcccacccagagtacattctccatccttgccaccctcagtgcttcctccaagtgatgttcaacatgtgggggtgggggttgcagtagatggtaatcagcaggaggtttctttgctcatgtttgacctgatgccatgagccttcatggggtctggagtcgatgttgagaactccctcctgactgtataccactgtgctgccacctctgctgggtctgtcctgccggtgggacaggacatacctgggaatggtgatggtgtctgggacattgtaaggtatgattcagtgagtatgactatgtcaggctgttgcttgactagtctgtgggacagctctccctactttggcagttagtaaggaggacattgcagggtcgacagggctgggtttgccgttgtcatttctggtgctagGTGGTCCATCTAGTTTCATTCGTTAATTGACTtcatagtggcttgctaggccatttcagaggcaaccacattactgtgggtctggagtcacgtaggccagaccaggtaaggacagcagatttccttccctaaaggacattagtgaaccagatgggtttttacaacaattgacaatggtttcatggccatcattagactagcttttttaattccagatttattaattgaattcaagttccaccttctgctgtggtgggattcgaacccatgtccccagagcagtaccctgggtctctgggttactaatccagtgataataccactacgctaccgcctccccttAGTTTTGGTGATAGGGCAGTGGCATGAGAAGAAAGAAAACTAGACTTCATTTACGTAgtgcccttcacaacctcaggatgtccccaaagcactttacagccaacttagtactgttgaagtgtagccactgttggaaATATGGCAGAAATTTGCACACAGTGAATACTCATAAACAGCAGCGAGacaaatgatcagatcatctgttttaggtgatAGTTGAGGAATATgtccaggacactggaagaactcctcTGCTGAGTAGTGccgtgtgatcttttacatccacctgagagggcaggcaggaccttggtttaatggtTGATAACCACAGATGACAACGTTAACTGAGTGCCTCATAAACAGAGTGGTAAGTTGCGAATGTGGTGAGATTGGGAATATGTTGCAGAGAGGGGACGGAAATGCTTCTTAAAGTTACCTTAATTTGTTTAAAGCAAACCAAGTAAATTAATTGCATAAAGTTTTAAATATATAAAACAAATTAGATAGAGATGGCTGTGCAGGAggtgtgggagtttgtggagagcaatGTGATCCGAGGCAACCATTTCTGCAATAAGTGTCTGCAACTCGATGAACTTCAATTCAGAGTTGGTGAGCTGGAGCCTGAGATGCAGACTTTCCGATGAGTCAGGGAGGGGAAAGGTTACCTGGATAGTTTGACTCAGGAGGCAGTGACACCCCTCAGGTTAGGTTGTGGTTTAGATTTAGttattggtcagggacaggaggatgcgcTCGTGACTCAGGTATTGAAGGAGACTGCAGATGCAGTGTTGGAGGAGCCTCAGCATTTGCCAATATCCAACCGATACGAGGTATTTGCTACCAGTGTGAATGAAGACAAAGCTTGTAGGAAGGATGGGCAACTTGTTCATGGTACTgtggcacaggagaccattcaagtTGGGGGGCGGGCTGCAAGGTAAGCAAAGCAATGCAGTAGTAgtaggggatagatactgttctcctgCAACTGGGATACCCAAAGGAAATGTGGTACAGCCGTAGCTGATTAGAGAAGTTcaggatagtattaaattaaaagaggaagcttataatattgccaaaaaagagtagtaagcctgaggattgggacagTTTtcaaaatcagcaaaggatgaccatgaAATTGGTACAAGAAGAAAATAGAATgcgagtaaactagcgagaaatataaaaacagattttaagagcCTTTGTAACTATGTAAGAAGGAAGTGATTAGTCAAAGTAAATGTTGGGTCCCTTGGAGGCCCAACATTATAGGTAACTATAATTTCCCTAGGAGAAATTATAATgtggaataaggaaatggcggaaacgttaaacaaatattttttgtctatcttcacagtggaagaaacaaagagtggaaattgtggggaaccaagggtctgatgagagtgaggaacttcacGTAATTAATAGTAGTAAAGATAAaagtattgaagaaattaatgcCACAAagtcaacaaatcccctggacctgatgacctacacttTAGTGTTATAAagtggtggctgcagagataatgaatgcattggttttgatcttccagatttCCCTAGATTCTATAACAGTCCCTGTGGATTGAAAGATAGCAAAcataccccactgtttaagaaaggagggagagagaaaacaagcaactaactataggccagttagcctgatatcagtaatGGGAAAAATTCTAAAACTTATCATTACagacatggtaacagggcacttggaaaatcatagtataattgggcagagtcaacatgttcttgttgaagggaaatcatgcttgacaaatctattcgtGATTTTTTGAGGTATTTAAGCGAGAAAAACAGGTGGAtatagtgtatttgaattttcagcagGCACTTGATGTGCCAGGCAAGAGGTTGTTGCATAAAATTAGAGCTCATtaggttgagggtaatatattagcataaattgaggattggttaacagacagaaaacagagagtaataaTAAAGAGGTCATTATCGGGATAGCAGGGTCAAAGtggaaggatcaatgcttgggcctcagCATAATAATGACACAGATGAccaagtttgctgctgatacaatgatgagtgggaatgtaaactgtgatggtataaagaggcttcaaagggatatagactggttaagtgttTGGACAAGAAGGTGTCAGATGGAATGCAGTGTGAAATgaaccactttggtaggaagaatggaagagcagagtatttttttttaaagattagagactaaatgttggtgttcagaaggATTTGGGGATCCATGTACAGGAATCAcagagttaacatgcaggtaaagcaagcaattaggaaagcaaatggtgtgttagcttttattgcaaggaggttggaCTATGAGAggaaggaaatcttgctacaattattTTGGGATTTGTTGAGAGCACACCTGGAGTTCTGTCTCCAGTTTTGTCtatccttaggaaggatatacttgaagGAGGAAAAAGGAAGGTTCACTAGCTAGGAcagtcctctcatcccaggaatctgagGAGAGATTAAGTACAATGGATCTATATTCTCTGATGTTTAGATGAataaaaggtgatctcattgaaacatttaaaattctgacagtttgacagggtagttgctgagaaAGACTGTTTCTCCTGGCTAAAGAGTCTTAACACCTGGGgcctagtctaaggataaggggtaagccattccaGACTGAAATTAggagagaatctttggaattctttaacccagagaactgtggatgctcagtcaataaGTACCTTCATGACTGAGATCAATATATTTTTGGGCACGAAGGGactccagggatatggggataggacaggaaagtgaaattgatgcAAAAGTTCCACCATcatcttgttgaatagcagagcaggcttaatgggccatatggcccactcctgcttctaATCCTTGCGTTcttatgcctcatctgaaagacagcacctccaccagTACAGCATGCCCTTACTACTGTGCTGGTGTGTCAGCATGGACTAtatgctcaagtatctggagttGGGGCTTGGAACCACAATCTCCTGACTCTGAggcgagtgttaccaactgagccacggcagaGTAGACAGACCCATGGCCTAATGGTTGTATCCTGTGCTATTAATCCTGATTCTATGATTGCAGACTCTCATGGAGACTACACATGAGTGAGATACTGGAAGGTGCAatggttagagatgaccttggttctggAAATCAGgacgtagaatcggtttgggtggagatgaggtatagtcggggaaagaagtcactcgtgggagtgatctacaggccccctaacagtaaccacaatgtaggtcggagtatacaagaagaaatattgggtgcttgtgataaagggacggcaataatcatgggtgattttaatctacatataaactggaaaaattggATTGCAGTAGTagtctggatgaggagttcatggaatactttcaagatagtttcttagagcagcatgttttggaaccaaccagagagcaggttatattcgacttggtattgtgtaatgtgacagaattaattaatgacctcagagtaaaggcaaatCTCAGTAGCAGCAACCacagtatgattgaattttacatccagtttgaaagagaggagtgggtctaagattagtactttaaacttaaataagggcaactatttgggtatggaagctgagctagctgaagtgaactaggttactaggctaggacatagatcaatagagaagcagtggcagacatttaaggggatatttcagaatactcaggataagtatattcctgctacaaagaaaaattctaaggggagaacccaccatctgtggttaactaaaaaatttAAGGAAAGCGTCAAACttgaggaaaaagcatataattgtgcaaagatgagtggcaggtcagatgattgggaatggcagagaatgaccaaggttaatcaggagaaagaaattagaacatgagaggaagctagctggaaatgtaaaaacagatagcaagagtttcaacaggtatttaaaaaggaaaagactaaGTAAAGTAAGTGTTCCTCTGGAGAGTGATAATTGGgagttaatagataataaggaaatggcagatgaaatgaacacacgttttgcttctgtcttcactatagagtatACAAAAAAAGAATTCCAGTAATAACTGTAAATCcggaagtggaaggaagagaggaacttggggaaattacaatcaccagggaagcggtactgagcaaactgatggcactatgggctgacaagtcaccgggacctgatgggcttcatcctggggtcttaaaagaggtggctaatgaggtagtagatgctttggtgttaatttttcaaaatttgctagattctggaaagattccgtcagactggaaagtagcaaatataacccctctattcaagaagtaggGGGTAGGGGGAGTCAGAAAATGGGTAACActtggccagttagcttgacgtctgtcgtggggaaggtgttagaattgatcattaaggaggttatagctgggcacttagaaaactcaaggtaatcaggaatagttagcatggttttgtgaaaaggaaatcatatttaaccaatttattattatgcttcagttatacagggcattggtgagaccacatctcgaatactgtgtgcagttttggtctctttatttaaggaaggatgtcaatgtgttggaggtggttcagaggaggtttactagattgatacctggaatgagcggattgtcttaggaaaggttggacagactgggcttgttttcactggagttcagaagagtgaggagagacttgattgaagtttataggaTCCCGAACAGTCTTGACGAGgttgatgtggaaatgatgtttcctcttgtgggtaagtccagaactaagggggcactgatttaaaattaggggtcacccttttaggacagatgagaattttttctctgagggttgtgccactttggaactctgcctcagaaggtggtggaggcggactcattgaatatttttaaggcggagatcaatagattcttgttgggcaagggaatcaaaggttatcggggatatgtGGAATTTGAAGcacgaacagatcagccatgatcttattgaatgacggagcaggctagaggggcagaATGAGCTACctttgctcctagttcgtatgtaagGTCACTGCCACTCATGGAGTTATAacctgtgtgattgtgtgtgtgtcagCACCTCGGGGAGCATCTTCCATCAGATGGAAACATGGAAAGAAGAAAAATGCGCTCTGTGGTAAGCTGACTGCAGCTGGAATGGGTCGGGGCCTTTCCATTTAAGCAAGCTGTATTTCACAGCTCCAGGACAAATCAGGGGCATGAGACACCTTCTGATGACTGAGACATTTCCCAAGTGCCACATTGTCATCATCATCGGTCCTTTTCAACAAATATCTAATTCTACCATTGAGCATCTAGGTCCAGGAATAATGTTTTGTTACAATTTGAGCAGAAGTGCGCCTGCCTCCTTTCTCTTTCCCCTTCCACCCATGTGCCTATGGTGCTGCTGCATGCCACTGGCCAGTAAATAATTCCTAACTGTAGGTCAAGCAAATCGTCTAGGTTAGTGTTTGTATAACCCTAGCTTCCCTTTGCTTTTCTGCAGGGATGGTTGGTGCCTGCGTGGTTGTTTTCTTTTGCGCGTTGGCTTACGAGGGGCTGAAAATCGGTCGAGAATGTTTGCTTCGGAAATCGCAGGTTAATGTTCGTTATAACTCCATGCCTGTTCCTGGACCAAATGGGACAATCCTGATGGAAACGCACAAAACTGTTGGGTGAGTGAAGTGAAACATACATTGTGCGGTTTGGTACTGAGCCAGCCAGGCCAGAATGTTTCCGGTAAAGGGGTACGGCCGGGGTTGGTGATACAATTGGCCAGGGCTACCCACAGCACACCTCCTCGTCTCTGGTTGCTCAGCAGCGCTCCCCGCTGGAAACTACATGTGCTACCATCAACTGAGGACCAGCTTAGGCTCAGCAGATGTATCTGCTGCAGTCGAATAGCCAGCTGTAAGTGTCTTTCTAGGTCCACACATGAGCAGTAGTCTCTGTGGTGAGGTATTGAGGGGTTGCTGATATCTGGAGAAGGCTGGCCAGGTATGGGTCAATTATTTCATGGGAGGGAAGGGAAAGAACAGTAACTGTGGGCAGTACTTCTACTGTAAACCGCTTCCTCTTTTGGTTGTTTGTAAATTAAAAACAACATATTGTTATTGGGAAATGTGGTTATTACCTTCTGCAGCTGCAGGGAAATGCCCCAATTTGGATGTCAAACTCAGAACAGTAGTAATGGATGTTGTTGCAGAAAGAGTTAACCATCGTTAAATACAGCATAGGTGAAATATTGCAGTGCAATCCAGATAACTTGCTAGCCCATTCTATACCCTATTTTCACTGTGACTGAAAAATTGAGGTGGTAAGATGTTGTAAGAAAAGCACCCGTGAGTAGGGGGGGTAAGCAGTGACTGCTGTATTTCACATGTGCTAACAAACAATGTCGCTTGTCCTCTCACGCCCACACACAACTGTGGCTATTCACTTACGCCGATGCCTTTGTTTGCAGCCAGCAGATGTTCAGCGTGCCCCACCTCATCCAGACTGTACTGCACATCGTACAAGTGGTTATCAGTTACTTCCTCATGTTGGTCTTTATGACCTACAACGGTTACCTCTGCATCGCCGTGGCATTGGGTGCGGGTGCTGGATACTTTCTCTTCAGCTGGAAGAAAGCGGTGGTGGTGGACATCACAGAGCATTGCCATTAACAACAACAGTGGCCAATCGTAATGGATCGCATTCCCCAGCACAGTGATCTGCCAAGTGGGGGATGACCATTGAGCCAGTTaaaaatacacatacacacacacttattCTGTTCAGACTCCAGTTGAAGGATTGGTGCTCAAATCGTTTTTTTTTGTTTCGCATCTTAATTACTGCCAGACAGCAGTTTTCCATTTTCCTTACTGCAGCCTGATGCACAACCTTGGGTTTTGGTGCTGGTGCAGACGCTTTTGCACTTTCTTTACAGTGAAGTGTGCCAGCAATCTTGAAACGATGAGCCATTGCTTTACCTGGAGTCGTTCATGAAATCTTTACAATGATATCTTCACTCAGGTGGGATTACGTTAAACTCTTATGAATCAAACCATCTACATTGGATTCCCGCTTTGATTGTAATTGCCCGTAATTCCCATGATTACAATTAGAAATAGTTACGTCCAGAACCATATCTTATATTGATATGGTGGATCAGTATGTAGGCAGGAATGACATAATGTCTGAGTGAGGTTGAGACCTTAGTTTGCGATTTCTCCCTCCTCTTCCTGCCTAAGTGTAGGTGAACAGCAAAGCTGTTTTTTGTTGCAAAGATTAAGATTGTTTTTTTGAAAAGAGAATTTCCAAAGGATTTTATGAAGCCGAATACTATCAGGACCAAGACTTTACTATGAATGATGTTCAGTTGTtagttttaaaaaataattttaccTATTGCTTCCATCACTAAAATATTCAGTAGCAGACAGAAAGGAATCTAATGGCCAGAAATGTTATTTGTTTGGTTGACACCAAGAATATTTGATTCTTCTTTTAACTAATTTTTCACTTTTTGAATCTAAACCCAGAAACATGTCTGTATTGTATTTGTCTTGTGCTCCTACCCCCAACCCCTGGTTGTCCAGATTGATGTTCGTACACTTGATTCATGAAATGTTTTTTATTTGCAGTGATGAAATtgtaatttaaaaagaaaattatgTATTGATTCCGGGTAGATGTGTGCAATCACCTGGTGTTTGTGGATGATTCTTGCTCACAATTGGCCGAGTATTTGTACTAATGTCAATCAGAGGACTGGGAGACTACTTGTAATTGTTTCTTGGGTGCTACTGCGCCTGCACAGTTGTAATACAAATACAACAAACTTGTCCATGACCAATAGGAATGAACATACTGGACCTTCTGAAATTATTTTAGAAATTGTTCAATTTTAATCAGCTGGTGATTACAATAAGCCAGAGAAACTCAATAATGATGAGGTAACTATTGGTTTGGCCAGTTCTTCAAATGATTAGGCCATTTTTTCTCCTGCATGTTTAAGTTGGGTGGAAGGAAAGAGATCAGTCAGGTCCTTTAAAACGACTTGACATGTTTTCAGTTGCAACTATGAAGATTTGAGAGATCtacaaaataccccccctcccccaccttttcctCCTACAGTTATTCACAAGGGTTACAAAACAAGGTACAGATAAGGGAGACCAGTTGGCCTTGTCGAGCTCATCCTCCCTCAGAAACTTATTATTCTACTAACTATCTGTCCTGTTTCAAATCTACCTTGCTCAAGTAGCCTGAACAGTTGAGTTTGTAATCTGTTCCATCATGgggagcatcacagctgagcccaaatGCTGTTCACACCCAACACCCAGGTACATGCACTGTCCACCAGGATAGTCGGTTGTTTTG
Protein-coding regions in this window:
- the slc31a1 gene encoding high affinity copper uptake protein 1 isoform X1, which encodes MKNSTGAITESLGLIISTVAMNMSMGDNDHGHLTMDSGGHTHYSSTSAPPHDHNSGRMMMMMQMTFYFGYKNVELLFPGLLINSVGGMVGACVVVFFCALAYEGLKIGRECLLRKSQVNVRYNSMPVPGPNGTILMETHKTVGQQMFSVPHLIQTVLHIVQVVISYFLMLVFMTYNGYLCIAVALGAGAGYFLFSWKKAVVVDITEHCH
- the slc31a1 gene encoding high affinity copper uptake protein 1 isoform X2, with amino-acid sequence MNMSMGDNDHGHLTMDSGGHTHYSSTSAPPHDHNSGRMMMMMQMTFYFGYKNVELLFPGLLINSVGGMVGACVVVFFCALAYEGLKIGRECLLRKSQVNVRYNSMPVPGPNGTILMETHKTVGQQMFSVPHLIQTVLHIVQVVISYFLMLVFMTYNGYLCIAVALGAGAGYFLFSWKKAVVVDITEHCH